In a single window of the Panthera leo isolate Ple1 chromosome A1, P.leo_Ple1_pat1.1, whole genome shotgun sequence genome:
- the LACC1 gene encoding purine nucleoside phosphorylase LACC1, translating into MAEAVLIDFFGLKFNSQKNSHQVLLKTLNAVRYHHAAKAKFLCIMCCNSISCERDGEHNFELEASNGLSAVLREFETVSNPSMAASLYTIKQKIDEKNLSSIKVIVPKHRKTLLKAFIDQLFTNVYNFEFEDLQVTLRGGLVKQSMIMITDQEQEINMITDQEQEAIQNEIKTYLRSLPALKGELTIITSPLISDIFLHGFTTRTGGISYIPTLSSFNLFSSSKRRDPKVVVQENLRRLGNAAGFNVEKFYQIKTDHANDVWIMGRKEPESYDGITTNQRGVTIAALGADCIPIVFADPVKKACGVAHSGWRGTLLGVAMATVHALITEYGCSLEDIIVVLGPSVGPCCFTLPRESAKGFHNLDPECVRLFDSPNPYVDIRKATRILLERGGILPQNIQDLNQDLNICTSCHPDKFFFPRPRWP; encoded by the exons ATGGCAGAAGCAGTGTTGATTGATTTCTTTGGTTTGAAATTTAACTCTCAGAAAAACAGTCACCAGGTATTACTGAAGACACTGAATGCTGTCCGATACCATCATGCTGCCAAGGCCAAGTTTCTTTGCATAATGTGTTGTAATAGCATCAGCTGTGAAAGGGATGGGGAACATAACTTTGAATTGGAAGCAAGCAATGGATTATCAGCTGTCTTGAGAGAGTTTGAGACTGTTAGCAATCCTAGTATGGCTGCCTCTTTGTAtaccattaaacaaaaaattgatgaaaaaaaCTTGAGCAGCATTAAGGTAATTGTACCCAAGCACCGGAAGACATTGCTGAAAGCTTTTATTGATCAACTCTTCACCAACGTTTACAATTTTGAGTTTGAAGATTTACAGGTGACTTTGAGGGGAGGTCTTGTGAAACAGTCCATGATCATGATCACAGatcaagaacaagaaataaacatgaTCACAGATCAAGAACAAGAAGCAatccagaatgaaataaaaacatatttgagaaGTCTGCCAGCTCTGAAAGGAGAATTAACCATTATCACATCTCCATTAATCTCAG ATATTTTCTTGCATGGATTTACTACGAGGACAGGTGGAATATCTTACATACCAACTCTTAGCTCATTCAATCTCTTCAGTAGTTCCAAACGGAGGGATCCCAAGGTTGTTGTCCAAGAAAATCTGCGTAGGTTGGGGAATGCCGCAGGATTTAATGTGGAGAAATTTTACCAAATAAAG ACTGATCATGCCAATGACGTCTGGATTATGGGAAGGAAGGAGCCTGAATCTTACGATGGAATCACCACAAATCAGAGGGGAGTCACAATAGCAGCTCTTGGTGCTGACTGTATACCAATAGTTTTTGCTGATCCTGTCAAAAAAGCATGTGGGGTTGCTCACTCTG GTTGGAGAGGTACTTTGTTAGGTGTTGCTATGGCTACAGTGCATGCTCTGATCACAGAATACGGCTGTAGTTTGGAAGACATTATTGTTGTACTGGGACCTTCAGTAGGACCTTGCTGTTTTACTCTGCCAAGGGAATCAGCAAAGGGATTTCATAATCTTGATCCTGAATGTGTACGGTTATTTGATTCACCAAATCCCTATGTTGACATTCGTAAAGCCACTAG